One Gossypium raimondii isolate GPD5lz chromosome 3, ASM2569854v1, whole genome shotgun sequence genomic window carries:
- the LOC128039839 gene encoding vegetative cell wall protein gp1-like, with amino-acid sequence MATLAVPLPPPFPLNPPSPPAPPATLALPLPPPFPSNPPCPLTPPITLVLPLPPNPPFPFIPPATLALLLPPPFPPNPPCPPTPPAKLALPLAPPFPPNPPCPPTPPTTLALPLPPPFPPNPPCPSTPPATLALSLALPVPPPFPLNPPCPPTPPATLALSLALPVPPPFPLNPPCPTNPPAKLVLLVPPPFPPNSPFPLNPPSTLALPLPLPPPFPPNPPCPPTPPATLGLPLPPPFPPNHPCPPTPPATLALPLPPRFPPNSPFHPNRPSTLALPLPLPPPFPPNPPCPPTPPATLGLPLPPPFPPNPPCPPTPPATLALPLPSPFPTNPPCPPTPPTTLALPLPPPFPSNPPCPPTPPAILLLPLPPPFPPNPPCPSILPPNPILLSLAILLLPLPLPFPPNSPCPPILPPNPTLLPPAILPLPIPLPFPPNSTCPPIFPPTPTPLPPPSTT; translated from the exons ATGG CAACATTAGCGGTACCACTTCCACCACCTTTTCCACTAAACCCTCCTTCCCCTCCTGCTCCACCAGCAACATTAGCGCTACCACTTCCACCACCTTTTCCATCAAACCCACCTTGTCCTCTTACTCCACCTATAACATTAGTGCTACCACTTCCACCAAACCCTCCTTTCCCTTTTATTCCACCAGCAACATTAGCACTGCTACTTCCACCACCTTTTCCACCAAACCCTCCTTGCCCTCCTACTCCACCAGCAAAATTAGCGCTACCACTTGCACCACCTTTTCCACCAAACCCTCCTTGCCCTCCAACTCCACCAACAACATTAGCGCTACCACTTCCACCACCTTTTCCACCAAACCCTCCTTGCCCTTCTACTCCACCAGCAACATTAGCACTATCACTTGCGCTACCAGTTCCACCACCTTTTCCTTTAAACCCTCCTTGCCCTCCTACTCCACCAGCAACATTAGCACTATCACTTGCGCTACCAGTTCCACCACCTTTTCCTTTAAACCCTCCTTGCCCTACAAATCCACCAGCAAAATTAGTGCTACTAGTTCCACCACCTTTTCCACCAAACTCTCCTTTCCCTCTAAATCCACCATCAACATTAGCACTACCACTTCCACTTCCACCACCTTTCCCACCAAACCCTCCTTGCCCTCCTACTCCACCAGCAACATTAGGGCTACCACTTCCACCACCTTTTCCACCAAACCATCCTTGCCCTCCTACTCCACCAGCAACATTAGCGCTACCACTTCCACCACGTTTTCCACCAAACTCTCCTTTCCATCCAAATCGACCATCAACATTAGCACTACCACTTCCACTTCCACCACCTTTCCCACCAAACCCTCCTTGCCCTCCTACTCCACCAGCAACATTAGGGCTACCACTTCCACCACCTTTTCCACCAAACCCTCCTTGCCCTCCTACTCCACCAGCAACATTAGCGCTACCACTTCCATCACCTTTTCCAACAAACCCTCCTTGTCCTCCTACTCCACCAACAACATTAGCACTACCACTTCCACCACCTTTTCCTTCAAACCCTCCTTGCCCTCCTACTCCACCAGCAATATTACTGCTACCACTTCCACCACCTTTTCCACCAAACCCTCCTTGTCCTTCTATATTACCTCCAAATCCAATACTTTTATCACTAGCAATATTACTGCTACCACTTCCACTACCTTTTCCACCAAATTCTCCTTGTCCTCCTATATTACCTCCAAATCCAACACTTTTACCACCAGCAATATTACCACTACCAATTCCACTACCTTTTCCACCAAACTCTACTTGTCCTCCTATTTTTCCTCCAACTCCAACACCTTTACCACCACCTTCTACTACATGA